The Paenibacillus sophorae genome has a segment encoding these proteins:
- a CDS encoding SpvB/TcaC N-terminal domain-containing protein produces MSGLSATPGRTSSSAGPKQSGGGMQAPSVSLPKGGGAMRGIGEKFSVQPATGTASFNIPVFTSAGRAGFGPDLTLAYSSGSGNGIFGLGWQLNLPSITRKSDKGLPQYNDSEDSDVFLLSGAEDLIPLNVPPQGAAETNGDYRIRYYRPRTEGLFTRIEQWSSLSSGEMHWRTISRDNITTLYGKTSSSRIVNPGNEHHIYSWCISESYDSKGNAIVYEYVAEDGRNVDWTKASEQNRERGAARYLKRVKYGNRTSRLIEPDLSRMDWLFEVVLDYDEGHYVEVGPAPPGIGGEQLVGASDTPGWAWSVRPDVTSSYRAGFEIRTYRRCRRILMFHRFDELGPEPCLVRSTSFEYNDLSVPSASVEEELLHPGSTRFGSILCSVTQSGYIREGMEERGTAAAAPKYLRKSLPPVELEYSKAIIQDEVRELPKGSLENLPTGLSGSYQWVDLEGEGVSGILTEQAGCWFYKPNEGEGQFGPLREVASKPAMGELAGGRLQLLDLKGSGRLNAASFTGPLAGYHERTESGEWSLFKPFPYLPNIPINDPNLRFVDLDGDGHADVLIMDQDVFTWYPSLAEEGFSAARQVYPVQEGDNDPRLVTADGMKSVFLADMSGDGLADLVRIRNGEVCYWPNLGYGRFGAKITMDDSPWFDHPGSFRPDRLRLADIDGSGLADILYLGQDDIHVYYNQSGNRWSKPRAINGLPSVNSHASVSVLDLLGSGTSCLVWSSTLDSSMGRPICYIDLTGGQKPQLLIRTANNLGAETRIHYAASTKFYLAAQREGNPWVTKLPFPVHVVETVETFDRISGNRFAARYAYRHGYFDGEEREFRGFGLVEQWDSEAYGSRRPDSFPRGTNESHDSHIPPVLTRTWYHTGACLDRDRLTAYFAKNEYYREPDETGDLEPRPLLEESVLPEGLSPDEEREACRALKGLLLRQEVYALDGSGREDHPYTVTEHNYTVKLLQAKQGKRSAVFASHSREQITCHYERNPKDPRTLHSIVMETDDYGNETKLAVVSYGRRQPDPELELQHQTEQSKLTVVLTENHYTEPVVQADDYHAPLPCESRSYELTGLLLQPGQHRFHIYELEAAWAGAALIDYEVSGDSAQGGLNVRMIEREKTLYRRDDLTGPLPAGKLQALALPYSSYKLAFTPGLLEAAYGGRAKEEMLLDEGRYVRLEGESGFWIPSGQVFYSSSSSDAPEEELTYAFRHFFLPQRFRDPLHREEQHAETVVRYDRYNLLVTETCDPLGNRMTVGQRHTDPAVEPVYSGHDYRVLKPALVMDPNRNCSAVVYDALGMVSGSAVMGKPEEQPSRGDSFQGFAAQLSEAESLMQLETPLADPHAVLLQATSRLIYDWFAYMRTKDEAIPDPPVVCTLSRLTHDADLGAGELTGVHYSLVYSDGFGREIQKKIQAEPGPVPLKDPASGQIITVGGQPVLSQEEVSPRWVGSGWTVYNNKGKPVRKYEPFFTDTHKFDYDVQIGVSPVHFYDPIGRVAAVLFPDRTWEKQIYDPWKQSSWNGSDTLLLDPVNDVDVGDFFRRLPEAQLMPTWYEQRAEGLLGPYEQEAALKASVHANTPATTYFDSLGRAFLTVEHYKCKRSDSPSDAPPEEELFESRTVYDTEGNTLEVIDAAGRTVMRSAYDMLSTTIRESSMEAGERWTLYDVGRRPIRSWSSGDVQSRTVYDSLGRAVESYHSAGEAPLAMTGRIVYGESLPDPELNNQRGKKVLSYDQAGLLTSDEYDFKGNLLHSKRELASEYKSTLNWASDVLLEAESYETSTRYDALNRAVEITAPDSSVIRPSYNEANLLNAVDANLRGERLDGERIWTPFVANIDYNAKGQRTRLSYGNGVQSLLEYDPFTYRLIRMRTIRGQQDYPEDCPSPPLNGWPGCGLQDLLYTYDPTGNIICIRDDAQQNIFFRNRRVEPASHYTYDALNRLVEATGREHLGQIGGLPAAPTAPDALSEFHSRHAHPSDGNAMGTYIERYIYDAVGNLLAMQHRGSDPAHPGWTRSFGYQEQSLLQADKVSNRLSSTATSASAEHFKYEGSAGIRGNMTSMPHLPFMRWNELDQLQATARQAVSAEDGSTPEITWYAYDASGQRVRKVTERQAASGAQPTRWKERIYFGPFEIYREFAGDGSTIEFERESLHIMDGNQRMAMIETRTKGQEDLPARLIRYQIGNHLGSAHLELDHLGQIISYEEFTPYGSTSFQSVRNQNEAPKRYRYTGKERDEESGLQYHGSRYYASWLTRWISCDPKLLIDGTNLYRYVSSNPVKLIDPNGTNELKPPNVDIGFLGDPINQKMSDMWGKAVNEVLGKEFQGKSPNELMKLFRDKVEHLKNTKGMGSNRQKGTAINYARETYSKVRTVFGKLAEQAGISMKGVQLHHFGGGLAEMPHDALDASGLIMTTGQAGVKGTGHFRLHELEAKFADVWKKMMQNKGLAAKMGSAVEKGADALKPVAGLAAKTGSVLKKGVEALEPLAKVASKAGKVMPVIGAAFVAGDAYAATTAKTGGERFQKSADTLAGLAGFAGPVGMAFSAGYGAGGLINDGLQAVGADLSKGLSAIDNTASKLWSDPSKPAYTQTIGWKLAELFE; encoded by the coding sequence ATGTCGGGATTGTCAGCCACACCGGGCAGAACGTCTTCTTCTGCCGGCCCGAAGCAATCCGGCGGGGGCATGCAGGCGCCTTCCGTTTCCCTGCCGAAAGGCGGAGGGGCCATGAGAGGGATCGGAGAAAAGTTCTCCGTTCAGCCGGCAACCGGAACAGCCTCCTTCAATATACCGGTCTTCACAAGCGCTGGCAGAGCGGGCTTCGGTCCGGATCTTACGCTTGCTTACAGCTCCGGATCGGGTAACGGCATATTTGGGCTTGGTTGGCAGCTGAATCTGCCTTCCATAACAAGAAAAAGCGATAAAGGCTTGCCTCAGTATAACGACTCGGAGGACTCCGATGTCTTTCTTCTATCGGGAGCGGAGGACCTTATACCTCTTAACGTTCCTCCTCAAGGAGCCGCTGAGACGAACGGGGATTACCGAATCCGGTATTACCGGCCGCGGACAGAGGGATTATTCACCCGAATTGAACAGTGGTCCAGCCTATCAAGCGGCGAGATGCATTGGCGCACGATCAGCCGTGACAACATTACGACGCTCTACGGAAAGACTTCGTCCAGCCGAATTGTCAATCCTGGCAATGAACACCATATTTATTCATGGTGTATCAGCGAGAGCTATGACAGTAAAGGCAACGCCATTGTTTACGAGTATGTTGCAGAAGACGGCCGAAATGTCGATTGGACCAAGGCCAGCGAACAGAACCGGGAACGGGGAGCCGCCCGGTATCTGAAGCGCGTAAAGTACGGCAACCGGACTTCACGATTAATCGAGCCTGATTTATCCAGGATGGACTGGTTGTTCGAGGTTGTTTTGGATTATGACGAAGGCCATTATGTAGAGGTTGGGCCTGCGCCCCCCGGGATTGGGGGAGAACAGCTGGTGGGTGCCTCTGACACGCCGGGATGGGCATGGTCCGTAAGGCCGGATGTGACCTCCTCCTACCGGGCGGGCTTCGAAATCCGCACTTACAGGCGATGCCGCCGGATCTTGATGTTTCACCGATTCGACGAGCTCGGACCCGAGCCTTGCCTGGTTCGTTCCACATCCTTTGAATATAACGACCTTTCTGTACCATCCGCTTCGGTTGAAGAAGAGCTGTTGCATCCGGGGAGCACCCGCTTTGGCTCGATCCTTTGTTCGGTAACCCAATCCGGATACATTCGTGAGGGGATGGAAGAACGGGGAACGGCCGCCGCAGCTCCGAAGTATCTCCGTAAATCATTGCCGCCGGTTGAATTGGAATACAGCAAAGCAATTATTCAAGACGAAGTACGGGAGCTTCCAAAGGGCAGTTTGGAGAATCTTCCTACCGGTTTAAGCGGTTCTTATCAATGGGTCGATTTGGAGGGGGAGGGAGTATCGGGCATCTTAACCGAACAGGCGGGATGCTGGTTTTACAAACCGAATGAAGGCGAAGGCCAATTCGGCCCTCTGAGGGAAGTGGCTTCGAAGCCAGCCATGGGGGAGCTTGCCGGGGGCCGGCTTCAGCTGCTGGATCTGAAGGGCAGCGGCCGGTTGAATGCAGCGTCCTTTACCGGACCTTTAGCCGGTTACCACGAACGTACCGAATCGGGGGAGTGGAGCTTGTTCAAGCCTTTTCCCTATCTGCCTAATATTCCCATTAACGACCCGAACCTGCGCTTCGTCGATCTGGACGGCGACGGGCATGCCGATGTGCTGATTATGGATCAGGATGTATTTACATGGTATCCCTCTCTCGCTGAGGAGGGTTTCAGTGCAGCCAGGCAGGTGTATCCTGTGCAGGAAGGGGATAACGATCCCCGTCTCGTGACAGCGGACGGAATGAAGTCGGTCTTTCTCGCGGATATGAGCGGAGACGGTCTAGCCGATCTTGTTCGCATTCGAAACGGCGAAGTCTGCTACTGGCCCAATTTGGGCTATGGGCGTTTCGGAGCCAAAATTACGATGGATGATTCGCCTTGGTTTGATCACCCAGGCAGCTTCCGTCCGGACCGTCTTCGGCTCGCGGACATCGACGGTTCGGGATTGGCCGATATCCTGTACTTGGGTCAGGATGACATTCACGTGTATTATAATCAATCCGGCAACAGGTGGAGCAAGCCACGGGCAATTAACGGGCTTCCTTCGGTGAACAGCCATGCTTCCGTTTCGGTCCTCGATTTGCTCGGCAGCGGCACCTCATGTCTGGTGTGGTCGTCCACATTAGATAGTTCCATGGGCAGACCGATCTGTTATATCGACCTAACCGGCGGGCAAAAGCCGCAACTGCTTATTCGAACAGCGAACAACCTCGGGGCGGAAACCCGGATACATTACGCCGCTTCTACTAAGTTTTATCTTGCAGCTCAAAGAGAAGGCAATCCATGGGTGACAAAGCTGCCTTTTCCTGTTCATGTAGTTGAAACAGTCGAGACCTTTGACCGTATAAGCGGCAATCGGTTTGCTGCAAGGTATGCGTACCGCCACGGATACTTTGATGGAGAGGAGCGTGAATTCCGGGGCTTCGGACTTGTGGAGCAGTGGGATTCGGAAGCATATGGCAGCAGGAGGCCAGATTCCTTTCCCAGAGGGACGAATGAGTCGCACGACTCTCATATTCCACCGGTATTAACACGTACCTGGTATCATACCGGAGCCTGCCTGGACCGCGATCGTTTGACTGCCTATTTTGCCAAGAACGAGTATTATCGTGAACCGGATGAGACGGGGGATCTAGAGCCGCGGCCTCTTCTGGAAGAATCCGTTCTGCCGGAAGGATTATCGCCGGATGAGGAGCGGGAAGCTTGCCGCGCCCTCAAGGGTTTGCTGCTGAGACAGGAAGTCTATGCTTTGGACGGTTCCGGCAGGGAAGACCATCCTTACACCGTCACAGAGCATAATTATACAGTTAAGCTGCTTCAAGCCAAGCAGGGGAAGCGATCTGCGGTTTTCGCTTCACATTCCCGCGAGCAGATCACCTGTCATTATGAGAGAAACCCGAAAGATCCGCGAACGCTTCATTCCATCGTTATGGAAACGGATGACTACGGGAACGAAACGAAGCTCGCCGTCGTAAGCTATGGCCGCAGGCAGCCGGACCCGGAGCTCGAGCTTCAGCACCAAACTGAGCAGAGCAAGCTGACGGTGGTGTTAACCGAAAATCATTATACCGAGCCCGTCGTACAGGCGGATGACTATCATGCGCCTCTTCCTTGTGAATCCCGGAGCTATGAGTTGACCGGTTTGCTGCTTCAGCCCGGCCAGCACCGGTTTCACATATACGAGCTGGAGGCGGCGTGGGCGGGCGCGGCCCTTATCGACTACGAGGTGAGCGGTGACTCCGCACAAGGCGGGTTAAACGTCCGCATGATCGAGCGCGAGAAGACCTTGTATCGCCGTGACGACTTGACAGGTCCGCTGCCTGCAGGGAAGCTGCAAGCCTTGGCGCTGCCTTACAGCAGCTATAAGCTTGCCTTTACCCCCGGTTTGCTGGAAGCGGCCTATGGGGGACGGGCAAAGGAAGAAATGCTGCTGGACGAAGGACGATATGTCCGGCTCGAGGGAGAGTCCGGTTTCTGGATACCGTCCGGGCAAGTGTTCTATTCATCCAGTTCGTCTGATGCTCCGGAGGAGGAGCTCACCTATGCATTCCGGCATTTCTTCCTGCCGCAGCGATTCAGAGATCCCCTGCACAGGGAGGAGCAACACGCGGAGACGGTCGTTCGTTATGACCGCTACAATCTGTTGGTGACGGAAACTTGCGATCCGCTCGGGAACCGCATGACCGTCGGTCAGCGGCACACGGACCCGGCTGTGGAACCGGTCTATAGCGGTCATGACTATCGCGTCCTGAAGCCTGCGCTTGTGATGGATCCCAACCGCAACTGCTCCGCTGTTGTCTATGATGCCCTTGGCATGGTCTCCGGTTCGGCTGTTATGGGTAAGCCGGAGGAGCAGCCAAGCCGGGGAGATTCCTTCCAGGGGTTTGCAGCGCAATTATCGGAAGCAGAGTCGCTAATGCAACTGGAGACGCCTCTTGCAGATCCTCATGCTGTGCTCTTACAAGCAACGAGCCGTCTCATCTACGACTGGTTCGCGTATATGCGCACCAAGGATGAAGCCATTCCCGATCCGCCCGTCGTTTGTACTCTGTCGCGCTTGACCCACGATGCCGATTTGGGAGCCGGTGAACTGACGGGTGTTCATTACAGCTTAGTCTATTCCGATGGCTTTGGCCGAGAGATCCAGAAGAAAATTCAGGCGGAGCCCGGTCCGGTTCCCTTAAAAGATCCTGCATCGGGACAAATCATAACGGTGGGCGGCCAGCCCGTTCTGAGTCAAGAAGAGGTGTCTCCCCGCTGGGTGGGCTCCGGGTGGACGGTGTATAACAATAAAGGAAAGCCTGTCCGCAAATATGAGCCATTCTTTACGGACACCCACAAGTTCGATTACGACGTCCAAATCGGCGTCAGTCCTGTACATTTCTATGACCCGATAGGCCGTGTTGCCGCTGTATTGTTTCCGGACAGGACATGGGAGAAGCAAATTTATGATCCGTGGAAGCAATCCTCGTGGAATGGAAGCGATACGCTGCTGTTAGATCCCGTCAACGATGTGGATGTCGGCGATTTCTTCCGGCGTTTGCCGGAAGCGCAGTTAATGCCTACATGGTACGAACAGCGAGCGGAAGGTCTGCTGGGTCCCTATGAACAGGAAGCGGCTTTAAAAGCAAGCGTTCATGCGAACACACCGGCAACGACGTATTTCGATTCACTGGGACGCGCTTTTCTTACCGTTGAGCATTACAAGTGTAAACGAAGCGATTCACCCTCTGATGCACCGCCGGAGGAGGAGCTTTTTGAAAGCCGCACCGTATACGATACGGAGGGGAATACGCTTGAAGTGATCGACGCCGCCGGCCGGACCGTCATGCGCAGCGCCTATGACATGCTGAGTACGACCATTCGTGAATCCAGCATGGAGGCCGGAGAACGATGGACCCTGTATGACGTCGGACGGAGACCGATCCGCTCTTGGAGCAGCGGCGACGTACAAAGCCGGACGGTTTACGATTCACTGGGACGTGCGGTCGAGTCTTATCATAGTGCCGGTGAAGCCCCCTTGGCCATGACGGGCCGCATCGTGTACGGCGAGTCGCTGCCGGACCCGGAACTGAATAATCAGCGCGGGAAAAAGGTCTTGTCTTACGATCAGGCCGGGCTGCTCACGAGTGACGAATACGACTTTAAAGGGAATCTGCTTCATAGCAAGCGGGAGCTCGCTTCTGAATATAAATCGACGCTCAATTGGGCATCGGACGTCTTGCTGGAAGCGGAAAGCTATGAGACTTCTACCCGTTACGACGCACTGAACCGAGCGGTTGAAATTACGGCTCCCGATTCCAGTGTCATCCGTCCATCTTATAATGAAGCCAATCTATTGAACGCTGTTGACGCAAATTTACGGGGAGAGCGCCTGGACGGGGAACGAATCTGGACCCCCTTTGTAGCCAATATTGATTACAATGCAAAAGGACAGCGTACCCGCTTGTCTTATGGAAACGGGGTACAGTCCCTGCTCGAATATGATCCGTTTACGTATCGTTTGATCCGGATGCGCACCATTCGGGGCCAGCAAGATTATCCCGAGGATTGTCCTTCGCCGCCCCTGAACGGTTGGCCGGGCTGCGGGCTGCAAGACTTGCTGTATACTTATGATCCTACCGGCAATATCATCTGCATTCGGGACGATGCGCAGCAAAATATCTTTTTCCGCAACCGGCGGGTGGAACCGGCATCCCATTATACTTATGACGCATTGAACCGGTTGGTTGAAGCGACGGGCAGAGAGCATCTTGGACAGATAGGAGGACTCCCGGCAGCCCCGACTGCGCCGGATGCCCTGAGCGAATTCCATTCCCGGCATGCCCATCCTTCCGATGGAAATGCGATGGGGACCTACATTGAACGGTATATATACGATGCTGTCGGCAATCTGCTCGCCATGCAGCATCGCGGCAGTGACCCGGCCCACCCGGGATGGACCCGGAGCTTTGGTTATCAGGAGCAGAGTCTTCTGCAGGCAGACAAGGTAAGCAACCGGCTAAGCAGCACGGCTACCAGTGCATCAGCAGAGCATTTCAAGTACGAGGGATCGGCTGGAATCCGCGGAAATATGACCTCCATGCCCCATTTGCCCTTCATGCGGTGGAACGAGCTGGATCAGCTTCAGGCGACCGCCCGGCAGGCTGTTTCCGCTGAGGATGGATCGACGCCGGAAATCACGTGGTATGCGTACGATGCAAGCGGTCAGCGGGTGCGGAAGGTAACGGAGAGGCAGGCGGCTTCCGGGGCGCAGCCTACCCGCTGGAAGGAGCGGATTTACTTTGGTCCTTTTGAAATTTACCGTGAATTCGCCGGAGACGGCAGCACGATAGAGTTCGAGCGGGAGTCCCTGCATATTATGGATGGAAATCAGCGCATGGCAATGATCGAAACCCGTACGAAAGGCCAGGAGGATCTGCCCGCCCGGCTTATACGTTACCAAATAGGGAACCATCTTGGCTCCGCCCATCTGGAGCTGGATCATTTAGGGCAAATCATCTCCTATGAAGAGTTTACGCCCTACGGAAGCACATCCTTTCAATCGGTTCGAAACCAGAACGAGGCGCCCAAGCGGTATCGGTATACCGGAAAAGAGCGGGATGAAGAGAGCGGGCTGCAGTATCATGGTTCAAGATATTATGCCTCTTGGCTGACGCGCTGGATCAGCTGCGATCCGAAGCTGTTGATCGACGGGACCAATTTGTACCGGTACGTTTCATCCAATCCGGTCAAGCTGATCGATCCGAACGGAACCAATGAGCTGAAGCCCCCGAATGTGGATATCGGATTCCTTGGCGACCCCATCAACCAAAAGATGTCAGACATGTGGGGAAAAGCGGTCAACGAGGTACTGGGAAAGGAGTTCCAAGGGAAATCCCCTAACGAACTGATGAAGCTGTTCCGTGACAAAGTGGAGCATTTAAAAAATACGAAAGGTATGGGCTCCAACCGCCAGAAAGGAACGGCAATTAATTACGCCAGAGAAACCTATTCAAAGGTTCGGACGGTCTTCGGAAAGCTGGCGGAGCAGGCGGGCATTTCGATGAAAGGCGTACAGCTTCACCATTTTGGAGGAGGCTTGGCGGAAATGCCTCATGATGCGCTGGATGCGAGCGGATTGATTATGACGACAGGCCAGGCGGGAGTCAAAGGCACCGGTCATTTCCGTTTGCATGAGCTGGAGGCTAAATTTGCGGATGTATGGAAAAAAATGATGCAAAACAAAGGCTTGGCCGCCAAAATGGGATCAGCGGTAGAGAAAGGGGCCGATGCTTTGAAGCCCGTTGCGGGGCTTGCAGCCAAGACCGGAAGCGTATTGAAAAAAGGAGTCGAGGCGCTGGAACCGCTGGCAAAGGTTGCTTCCAAAGCAGGCAAAGTGATGCCTGTCATCGGCGCAGCGTTTGTTGCCGGTGACGCCTACGCAGCCACTACAGCCAAAACGGGCGGTGAGCGATTCCAGAAGAGTGCCGATACATTGGCTGGTCTGGCCGGATTCGCCGGACCAGTCGGCATGGCATTCTCGGCAGGTTATGGCGCAGGCGGATTGATCAACGACGGACTGCAAGCAGTCGGAGCAGACCTTTCCAAGGGCTTGTCAGCCATTGACAACACCGCTTCCAAGCTGTGGAGCGATCCATCCAAGCCTGCCTATACGCAGACCATCGGCTGGAAGCTGGCGGAATTATTTGAATAA